A single Vigna radiata var. radiata cultivar VC1973A chromosome 8, Vradiata_ver6, whole genome shotgun sequence DNA region contains:
- the LOC106770532 gene encoding uncharacterized protein LOC106770532 gives MVTTRNTVEDPNGVIRALELRMEEMQRRHEEMQKKHEEEMAAVRAECLAQMREQTTQANGEKERTKPLEDEGEGHSNVRKNENNKDGGEKGESAILIKDETPSVPVPFARAIMEVQIPDRFIPPQFKTYNGTSDPEAHVKSFTNAMAFRTGCDAIWCRAFSLSLEGEALEWFDSLPDGSIENFKGLSNMFKNQFAACRTQEATIVDLMNLKQGKEEPLKDFMDRFQKTVRRVKGLSTELALQHVMPGLRPGPFKDSVCRNPPRSMEELRQRTADEIRVEDMKQSYRNELQEAKAEKESRRDNQGGRSGGNKTRDGPRNPRFPQYTQLNAPRARILQESLSTHVMQVPQQRPTPPGADNSKHCLYHQNMGHNTEDCVTLKDKIEEMIRAGLLQQYVKGHRPAEDRAEGEKRGYVRQSYPRGGEKRAYTRSPPRSERNHRSSDCYNEWYAGNRRDEGRRSRSRSQDRARNRPLRGVINTISGGFAGGGQSSSARKRSIRTLRSIHAVEVPKRTMLPITFTDEDFHAPDPEQDDPMVITVEIARYEVSKVLVDQGSSVNILYWKTFQQMDISEDLIVPFGEQLVGFAGERVDTRGYLDLRIRLGTSRSSEERKVRFLLVEANTSYNALLGRPCLNTFGAIVSTPT, from the coding sequence GGGCTGAGTGCCTAGCCCAGATGAGGGAGCAGACCACCCAGGCGAACGGAGAGAAAGAACGAACCAAGCCGTTGGAAGACGAGGGAGAGGGGCATAGCAATGTTCGGAAAAACGAGAATAACAAAGATGGGGGGGAGAAAGGAGAAAGTGCCATTCTGATAAAGGACGAGACACCCTCCGTGCCGGTGCCCTTTGCGCGGGCGATAATGGAAGTGCAGATACCCGATAGGTTCATTCCCCCGCAGTTCAAAACATACAACGGGACGTCCGACCCCGAGGCCCACGTCAAATCCTTCACAAATGCAATGGCGTTTCGTACCGGCTGCGATGCCATCTGGTGTAGAGCATTCTCGTTGTCTCTAGAGGGAGAGGCGCTGGAATGGTTCGACTCCCTTCCGGACGGCTCCATAGAAAACTTCAAGGGATTGAGCAACATGTTTAAAAATCAGTTTGCCGCCTGTCGGACGCAGGAAGCCACGATAGTTGACCTGATGAACCTCAAGCAAGGTAAGGAGGAGCCGTTGAAAGACTTCATGGATCGATTCCAGAAAACCGTTCGGCGCGTGAAAGGACTCAGTACGGAGCTGGCGTTGCAGCATGTCATGCCCGGGTTACGTCCCGGACCGTTCAAAGACAGCGTGTGTCGGAATCCCCCTAGAAGCATGGAAGAACTACGTCAACGGACGGCAGACGAGATCAGGGTGGAAGATATGAAACAAAGTTACCGAAATGAACTTCAAGAAGCGAAGGCGGAGAAGGAAAGCCGCCGGGACAACCAAGGCGGCCGTTCCGGTGGCAATAAGACCAGGGACGGACCGCGGAACCCACGATTCCCGCAGTATACGCAATTAAACGCCCCCAGAGCCCGGATACTGCAGGAATCCCTCAGCACCCACGTAATGCAGGTCCCGCAACAACGTCCGACACCCCCGGGAGCGGATAACTCAAAACACTGTCTTTACCACCAGAACATGGGTCACAACACTGAGGATTGTGTGACGTTAAAGGACAAGATTGAAGAAATGATCAGAGCCGGACTTTTACAGCAGTATGTCAAAGGCCACCGACCGGCGGAAGATCGGGCGGAGGGCGAAAAGAGGGGGTATGTAAGACAAAGCTATCCACGCGGGGGAGAGAAGAGAGCGTACACCAGGAGTCCTCCTCGGTCAGAGAGGAACCACCGATCCTCTGACTGTTACAATGAGTGGTACGCTGGGAACCGGAGGGATGAAGGGAGAAGGTCGCGCAGCAGGAGCCAGGATAGAGCCCGCAATCGGCCATTGAGGGGAGTTATAAACACCATCTCGGGGGGATTCGCAGGCGGAGGACAGTCTTCGTCCGCTCGAAAACGAAGTATCAGAACACTGCGGTCCATTCACGCAGTAGAGGTCCCCAAAAGAACCATGCTCCCCATCACCTTCACAGATGAAGATTTCCACGCCCCCGACCCCGAACAAGACGATCCCATGGTCATCACCGTGGAGATAGCACGATATGAAGTAAGCAAGGTACTAGTAGACCAAGGTAGTTCGGTGAACATCCTCTACTGGAAGACTTTCCAGCAGATGGATATTTCGGAGGACCTCATCGTCCCGTTCGGTGAGCAGCTGGTGGGATTCGCTGGAGAAAGGGTAGACACCCGAGGCTACCTCGACTTAAGGATTCGTTTGGGCACTAGCCGCTCCAGCGAGGAGAGGAAAGTTCGATTTCTGCTGGTAGAAGCGAACACTTCCTACAACGCCCTGTTGGGGCGGCCATGTCTCAACACGTTCGGCGCCATAGTATCCACCCCCACCTGA